A DNA window from Ranitomeya imitator isolate aRanImi1 chromosome 2, aRanImi1.pri, whole genome shotgun sequence contains the following coding sequences:
- the LOC138666483 gene encoding oocyte zinc finger protein XlCOF22-like, protein MTVPDQRDSKDLSSDPLKQVLFSDSLPTTNGNQSHKINIKKQADPKANKPFSCSEYGNSFLLEKNFLKHPEIHAENRFSCSKCGKCFNQKSDLGRHQRNHTRKKRFSCPECGKCLIGKSALVLHQRIHTGEKPFSCSQCGKCFNRKVQLVTHQRTHTGEKPFSCSECGKCFNHKSDFVKHHRTHTGEKPFPCSECGKCFIQKSNLVSHQKTHTGEKPFFCSECGKWFTRKSNLVSHQTTHTGEKPFACSECGKCFSLKSLLIKHQRTHTGEKPFSCSECGKSFGKKPSLLSHQSSHTG, encoded by the exons atgactgtaccagatcAGCGGGACAG caaagatctgtcatctgatcctttgaaacaggtcctgttttctgattcattaccgactacaaatggaaatcaaagtcacaaaataaacattaaaaaacaaGCTGATCCTAAAGCaaataagccattttcatgttcagaatatggGAATAGTTTTCTTCTTGAAAAGAATTTTCTTAAACATCCAGAAATTCATGCAGAGAATAGGTTTTCTTGTTcaaagtgtgggaaatgttttaaccagaaatcagatcttggtaggcaccagagaaatcacacacgGAAGAAGCGAttttcctgtccagaatgtgggaaatgtttaatCGGGAAATCGGCTTTGGTtttgcaccagagaattcacacaggggagaagcctttttcctgttcacaatgtggaaaatgtttcaaCCGGAAAGTGCAACTTGTtacccaccagagaacccacacaggggagaaaccattttcatgttcagaatgtgggaaatgttttaaccataaatctgATTTTGTTAAGCAccacagaactcacacaggggagaagccatttccatgttcagaatgtgggaaatgttttatccagaaatcaaatcttgtcagtcaccagaaaacccacacaggggagaagccatttttctgttcagaatgtgggaaatggtttACCCGTAAATCAAATCTTGTCAGTCACCAgacaacccacacaggggagaagccttttgcttgttcagaatgtgggaaatgttttagcctgaAATCACTgcttattaaacatcagagaactcacacaggtgagaagcctttttcatgttcagaatgtggaaaaagttTTGGGAAGAAACCTTCTCTTCTTAGTcaccagagcagtcacacagggtaG